A genomic segment from Ptychodera flava strain L36383 chromosome 19, AS_Pfla_20210202, whole genome shotgun sequence encodes:
- the LOC139118636 gene encoding thiol S-methyltransferase TMT1A-like, producing MYDLSLVVAVLAQSWQAKLQGFIILGCIAVVVVVVNVVKLLRLCIPPVMDDSFCNWYNGKMVAVRRKLLSNLKDFQAKTARELTVLEVGVGGCGDFIYLPKGTRVIGVLENGEDLKKVSNNSVDTVVSTLVMCKVRDPTDYVREVKRVLKPGGMFCYMENVQSRERKTRIVQNLLSPLSIFFVSYRLTRQTWRYVDVGGFDLLEYSIIRAPLKRCLSIFSPHLVGYAVKR from the exons ATGTATGATCTCAGCCTTGTCGTCGCAGTGCTGGCCCAGTCATGGCAAGCTAAGCTGCAGGGATTCATCATACTGGGCTGTATAGCAGTGGTCGTCGTGGTGGTTAACGTTGTAAAACTGCTACGTCTTTGTATACCACCTGTAATGGATGACAGTTTCTGCAATTGGTACAATGGCAAGATGGTAGCGGTAAGAAGGAAGTTGCTCTCTAACTTAAAAGACTTCCAAGCGAAGACAGCTAGGGAGCTGACTGTCTTAGAGGTTGGCGTTGGTGGGTGTGGAGACTTTATCTACCTTCCCAAAGGCACCAGAGTAATTGGAGTGCTAGAAAACGGTGAAGATCTAAAGAAAGTCTCAAACAACAGTGTCGACACCGTTGTGTCTACCTTGGTTATGTGCAAGGTACGAGATCCAACGGATTACGTTCGGGAAGTAAAGCGAGTTTTGAAACCA ggcGGCATGTTTTGCTACATGGAAAATGTACaaagcagagaaagaaaaacccgTATTGTGCAGAATCTGCTGAGTCCGCTGTCCATCTTCTTCGTAAGCTACCGTCTCACACGCCAGACATGGCGATATGTGGACGTGGGGGGCTTCGACTTGTTGGAATATTCTATCATCCGTGCCCCATTGAAGCGTTGCCTTTCCATCTTCTCACCACATTTGGTCGGCTACGCTGTCAAGCGATGA